The proteins below are encoded in one region of Ferroplasma acidiphilum:
- a CDS encoding type II toxin-antitoxin system PemK/MazF family toxin, whose translation MPESGDVILTRVKFADGSGSKIRPALVLFEEFGNVVIAGITTNLRMKGIYLSTSEGVPQDSVIKLNYIFTITNDAILKTVFHLSKEKRQLVLKGLREKLDTLDL comes from the coding sequence ATGCCTGAATCGGGAGATGTAATACTCACAAGGGTAAAATTTGCAGATGGTTCTGGCTCTAAAATCAGGCCGGCTCTTGTTCTATTCGAAGAATTTGGCAATGTAGTTATTGCGGGTATTACTACAAACTTACGAATGAAAGGAATCTATCTCTCTACCAGTGAAGGTGTTCCTCAAGATAGTGTAATAAAATTGAACTATATTTTTACCATAACAAATGATGCCATCCTTAAAACTGTGTTTCATCTTAGCAAAGAGAAAAGGCAGCTAGTTTTGAAGGGGCTAAGGGAGAAATTGGATACGTTGGATTTGTAG
- a CDS encoding DUF4145 domain-containing protein codes for MKDKPKNYNCLKQIKSAIYLSNTRGEIGRKERDLEADKLLIKYFNNCDFASIESDIISIVFIDTTTTLTQAIESYRYGQFDSSMVMIRSAIDAATYASITMEPVYDHNLKKLISINPIDGINGYKKYKKLDRRMKKITDKKFLTHNETDELLKIRNEGNFSAHYFKIKNDHFNDIIKIYETKHELPEDLPRQFTTEKDNQSNLLRAFEIITTLQNNYLKFYKIASS; via the coding sequence ATGAAAGATAAGCCCAAAAATTATAATTGTCTAAAACAAATAAAAAGTGCAATTTACCTAAGTAACACTCGTGGAGAAATAGGTAGAAAAGAAAGAGATTTGGAAGCCGATAAATTGCTAATAAAATATTTTAATAATTGTGACTTTGCTAGCATTGAATCGGACATTATCTCAATTGTATTTATTGATACAACTACAACGTTAACTCAGGCCATAGAATCATATAGGTATGGTCAATTTGATTCTTCTATGGTGATGATTAGAAGTGCAATAGATGCAGCAACTTATGCTTCTATAACTATGGAACCAGTATATGATCATAATTTAAAAAAATTAATTTCAATAAATCCTATTGATGGTATTAACGGTTATAAAAAATATAAGAAATTGGACAGAAGAATGAAAAAAATAACTGATAAAAAATTCTTAACCCATAATGAAACCGATGAACTTTTAAAGATTAGAAACGAAGGAAACTTTTCAGCTCATTATTTCAAGATTAAAAACGATCATTTTAATGATATTATAAAAATATATGAAACAAAACACGAATTACCCGAAGACTTACCTAGACAATTTACAACGGAAAAGGATAATCAAAGTAACCTGTTACGGGCTTTTGAGATAATAACAACACTACAGAATAATTATTTAAAATTTTATAAAATTGCATCATCTTGA
- the cas6 gene encoding CRISPR-associated endoribonuclease Cas6, which yields MKSTKLYIKRVDGKIIPFEYNYFIGISIYKKLLNFQEDIIPLHRSSQIGIYTFSNIISPFIPRSELFADNGLNIDKGYIIFRTLNEKLIDYLRLGILQDNKIRIKDTVFEVSRIEDIKPYNGDADELKFKSLSPILVRDYIRKKIYVNDEQNVAPNLKLVIENQLSKFFGINSSSVNFSDLTPRKKSIRISSNGKKESISTGFNLSGTITAQPDILKLLYYKGLGSKTSLGLGCWEVVK from the coding sequence ATGAAGAGTACAAAATTGTATATTAAACGGGTAGATGGTAAAATTATTCCATTCGAGTATAATTATTTTATTGGTATCTCTATATATAAAAAACTCCTTAATTTTCAGGAAGATATCATTCCACTGCATAGGAGTTCACAGATTGGAATATATACATTTAGTAATATAATTTCTCCATTTATTCCCAGATCAGAATTATTTGCTGATAACGGTCTTAATATCGACAAAGGGTATATAATATTCAGAACATTAAATGAAAAACTAATAGATTACCTGCGTCTAGGAATTCTGCAGGACAATAAAATAAGAATAAAAGACACAGTATTTGAAGTATCTCGTATAGAGGATATTAAGCCCTATAATGGGGATGCAGACGAATTAAAATTTAAATCATTGTCTCCGATTCTAGTGAGAGATTATATTAGAAAAAAAATTTATGTAAACGATGAACAAAACGTAGCTCCAAATCTAAAATTGGTAATTGAAAATCAGTTAAGTAAATTTTTTGGTATAAATAGCTCAAGTGTAAATTTCTCAGATTTAACCCCCCGAAAGAAAAGTATTAGAATATCCAGTAATGGAAAAAAGGAAAGTATTTCTACCGGGTTTAATTTATCGGGCACAATTACAGCTCAACCAGACATCCTAAAATTATTGTATTACAAAGGTTTAGGTTCAAAAACATCACTTGGGCTCGGTTGCTGGGAGGTTGTAAAATGA
- the cas2 gene encoding CRISPR-associated endonuclease Cas2, with amino-acid sequence MWIVLTYDINEKRVNSIRKICALYLIRVQNSVFLGEIGWANLRILRDKLKDKIIESEDSIQFFILRDEKLVRRIKLGVSYEFSNII; translated from the coding sequence ATGTGGATTGTTTTAACATATGATATCAATGAAAAACGGGTAAATTCAATTAGAAAAATATGCGCTCTCTATTTAATACGTGTTCAAAATTCTGTATTTCTGGGCGAAATAGGATGGGCAAATCTTAGAATATTAAGGGATAAATTAAAAGATAAAATTATAGAGTCTGAGGACTCTATTCAGTTTTTTATTTTGAGAGACGAAAAACTTGTAAGGAGAATTAAGCTCGGAGTATCCTACGAATTTTCTAATATAATCTAA
- a CDS encoding ATP-binding protein: MSQQKFIDRKEELEMLGYDYSRDGSALFIIYGRRRVGKTELINQFIGKNGIYFLSTDEGDIQNIKDFQKVISNFLNDESINNGVYKDFYSFFYMLINNISFKDYVSNKKLIIGIDEFPYLIEGNKSIPSVFQKIYDLLLKDMNIMLILSGSSITMMENNVLSYKSPLYGRRSGQIKLKPLKFRYVKEFINYNFTDLCKIYFILGGIPEYLLKMDNKLTFDENILHNIINKNSTLYNEAEFLLRTELRETRNYMLILRSIAGGYRTVGEINSYTNMDKSMVSKYIDILLSLELISYEIPFGETEKFRKRLYYINDNYLKFWFRYILPNRTGIENSNYSEVARKIENDFSQFGGEQFEYLMRELIMDGILGRTFTTVSRWWGKVGNNTGKNVEEIDIVAYSDTRNEILFAECKWTNKKVSYKIIEELIRKSKWLLNKYNNSKVTYAVFSKSGFDFNSDILEKNIIAMDLNGIENALYR; this comes from the coding sequence ATGTCTCAACAGAAATTTATTGATCGTAAAGAGGAACTGGAAATGCTGGGTTATGATTACTCTAGAGATGGCAGTGCACTTTTTATTATATACGGCAGGAGAAGAGTAGGCAAAACAGAATTAATAAATCAGTTCATAGGCAAGAACGGCATATATTTCCTTTCTACCGATGAAGGCGATATTCAAAATATAAAAGATTTTCAGAAAGTCATATCAAATTTCTTGAATGATGAAAGTATCAATAACGGCGTATACAAGGATTTCTATTCATTCTTTTATATGCTGATAAATAACATTTCCTTCAAAGACTATGTATCAAATAAGAAATTAATAATTGGGATCGATGAATTTCCATATTTAATCGAAGGGAATAAATCAATTCCTTCAGTATTCCAGAAAATATATGATCTGCTATTAAAGGACATGAATATTATGTTAATCCTCTCAGGATCTTCAATAACAATGATGGAGAATAATGTACTGTCATATAAATCACCCCTGTATGGTAGAAGAAGTGGCCAGATAAAATTAAAGCCTTTAAAATTCAGATACGTAAAAGAATTTATAAATTACAATTTTACAGATCTATGTAAAATCTATTTTATTCTTGGCGGTATACCGGAATATCTATTAAAAATGGATAATAAATTAACTTTTGATGAAAATATATTACATAATATAATAAATAAAAATTCAACACTGTATAATGAAGCCGAATTTCTTTTGAGAACAGAATTAAGGGAGACCAGGAATTATATGCTAATCCTGAGATCTATTGCCGGCGGTTATAGAACTGTGGGTGAAATCAACTCATATACAAATATGGATAAAAGTATGGTTTCGAAATATATAGATATTTTGCTGTCCCTGGAATTAATATCCTATGAGATACCTTTTGGTGAAACTGAAAAGTTCAGGAAGAGATTATATTATATTAATGATAATTATCTCAAATTCTGGTTCAGGTATATTTTGCCTAACAGGACAGGAATAGAAAATTCAAATTATTCTGAAGTTGCAAGAAAAATAGAAAATGATTTTTCCCAATTCGGAGGAGAACAGTTTGAATATTTAATGAGGGAATTAATCATGGACGGCATTCTCGGGAGAACCTTCACCACTGTTTCTCGATGGTGGGGCAAAGTTGGAAATAACACTGGCAAAAATGTTGAAGAGATAGATATTGTTGCATATTCCGATACAAGAAATGAAATATTATTTGCTGAATGTAAATGGACAAATAAAAAAGTAAGTTATAAAATTATAGAGGAATTGATAAGGAAATCAAAGTGGCTTTTAAATAAATATAATAATAGTAAAGTTACTTATGCTGTATTTTCTAAGTCAGGTTTTGATTTCAATTCTGATATACTGGAAAAAAACATTATAGCTATGGATTTAAACGGAATTGAAAATGCATTGTATAGATAA
- the cas7d gene encoding type I-D CRISPR-associated protein Cas7/Csc2 has translation MNGKMDGKMNEIIKKGLLVKTENLDLKKNHGIYIKIGIVSETTGFLISRNNEATELTSENIYGDERCLVPAQKWRAAERSYLLSELRKVNGIIPPEYSRNMNKSKAPLKNPTSLLFGDSSIGSGDNMGSIASRSFYDWAYSFEPSGEISTRLTHNTLSEDGTILHNSNGKTESNAIYSIPYIKPGVKFIRFISLENCSLELLQLQLIAILGTTRYGARTAILGDNVANHIISIGFSKGEKPISSYSILSKDWETSEYNPENDVLQSMKESYGEDNILAGDELTSFLKDTWDIKSSSESLIALCETLNVKMENDWQEFWK, from the coding sequence ATGAATGGAAAAATGGATGGAAAAATGAACGAAATAATAAAAAAAGGATTGCTTGTTAAAACAGAAAATTTGGATCTTAAAAAGAACCATGGAATATATATTAAAATAGGTATAGTTTCTGAAACTACCGGATTTTTGATATCCAGAAACAATGAGGCAACGGAGCTTACCAGTGAAAATATATACGGTGATGAAAGATGTCTAGTACCTGCCCAGAAATGGAGAGCTGCGGAAAGGAGCTATTTGCTTTCTGAATTAAGGAAGGTTAATGGAATAATCCCGCCAGAGTACTCAAGAAATATGAATAAGTCAAAGGCTCCATTAAAAAATCCTACCAGTTTGTTATTTGGCGATTCATCAATAGGTTCAGGGGACAATATGGGTTCAATAGCATCCAGAAGTTTCTACGATTGGGCTTACAGCTTTGAACCAAGTGGAGAAATCTCTACCAGACTTACCCACAATACATTATCAGAAGATGGAACCATACTACATAATTCAAATGGAAAAACTGAATCTAACGCAATATATAGTATACCGTATATAAAACCAGGGGTGAAATTTATCAGATTTATTTCCCTGGAAAATTGTTCATTGGAACTATTGCAATTACAACTAATCGCAATACTTGGAACTACACGATACGGTGCTCGAACCGCAATTCTTGGTGATAACGTGGCAAATCATATTATCTCAATTGGATTTTCGAAGGGAGAAAAGCCAATTTCTTCCTATTCAATTTTATCGAAGGATTGGGAGACTTCTGAATATAATCCAGAAAATGATGTATTGCAATCTATGAAAGAATCCTACGGTGAAGATAATATATTAGCAGGAGATGAACTCACTTCCTTTTTGAAGGATACGTGGGATATAAAATCCAGCAGTGAATCTCTTATTGCTCTTTGTGAGACACTTAATGTCAAAATGGAAAATGACTGGCAGGAATTCTGGAAGTGA
- a CDS encoding DEAD/DEAH box helicase produces MSTIDIIFSINESYLSSSGTLHPFQERMKEFADYSNKKRVALLSAPTGSGKTFGFKNMVVDGFIMILLPNNLLSEDVYQDFNNVPIGVSLLNAKSVNQLLDKHKKEGFQDITKDKVIEELLSGSKICISNPEFFYYLILNKYKYYKLNDSLTDLLKDGLRLIIVDEVHVYSRDQINIILAILKLINNNIKIMFSSATIPNYFKNLVGLLFDEKNVLEISAEREYKKSPDNSILQGQLNVTIPAIYNITDFIKDRIGLLKNGYWFIIADSIRNIQSIYNVLAASSINKDEIGMISAYHDSGYLLYKEIFKNRKLRIIIGSNIIEQGVNPPRYFNNYVIEPGIDIKNFIQRVGRIGRNSTDSSNLYIIFKNPIGNVNDIGKINTIDDLFDFAAKKLPPKNLKYSARYIGVYASLISQYFSYKLQIVINDNINKDRDGAGFFSQYYRTRNTLEFIKKMQSDTKLYYNAIREVPEIKKIISWWEQYYTSITSFIPDTRKVEGFDIEEKVKFQYDYIWARKNKIIINENNGVILVKGFNDRPDYDFNVSVSGLPFYSQSVPFRDVSPYKARGYIIDKMRQCIGDTTSDIAEYQSFIESLKDIIMATADYERLSMEVED; encoded by the coding sequence ATGTCTACCATTGACATAATTTTCTCTATCAATGAATCATATTTATCATCCAGTGGTACTTTACATCCATTTCAGGAAAGAATGAAAGAATTCGCTGATTATTCAAATAAAAAGAGGGTAGCGTTATTATCTGCTCCCACCGGTTCTGGTAAAACATTCGGTTTTAAAAATATGGTGGTGGATGGGTTTATTATGATCCTGCTGCCTAATAATCTTCTATCTGAAGACGTATATCAGGATTTTAATAATGTGCCGATAGGAGTTTCATTATTAAATGCAAAATCAGTAAACCAGCTACTAGATAAACATAAAAAAGAAGGTTTTCAGGATATAACCAAAGACAAGGTGATTGAAGAACTCCTATCGGGAAGCAAAATATGCATTTCTAATCCAGAATTTTTTTATTACCTAATATTAAATAAGTACAAATATTACAAACTCAACGATTCATTGACAGATTTACTAAAGGATGGCTTGCGGTTAATTATTGTAGATGAGGTTCACGTTTATTCAAGGGATCAGATCAATATAATTCTAGCAATTTTAAAGCTTATTAATAATAATATAAAAATTATGTTCTCAAGTGCCACTATTCCGAACTATTTTAAAAATTTGGTAGGATTGCTGTTTGATGAAAAAAATGTGCTGGAAATAAGCGCGGAGCGTGAATATAAGAAATCTCCTGACAATAGTATTTTACAGGGCCAATTGAATGTAACTATTCCAGCAATTTATAATATCACAGATTTTATTAAGGACAGGATCGGGTTACTAAAAAATGGCTACTGGTTCATAATAGCTGATTCAATTAGAAACATCCAGAGTATATACAATGTTTTGGCCGCTTCTTCAATAAATAAAGACGAAATAGGTATGATAAGTGCTTATCACGATTCGGGGTATCTTTTATACAAAGAAATATTCAAAAACAGGAAATTGAGGATAATTATAGGTTCAAACATAATAGAACAGGGAGTTAATCCGCCACGGTATTTTAATAATTATGTGATAGAACCTGGCATTGACATCAAAAATTTTATTCAAAGAGTGGGCAGGATAGGAAGAAATTCCACTGATAGCAGCAATCTGTATATTATTTTTAAAAATCCTATAGGTAACGTTAACGATATAGGTAAAATAAATACTATTGATGATTTATTTGATTTCGCAGCTAAGAAGCTTCCACCAAAAAATTTAAAGTATTCAGCAAGGTACATAGGGGTATATGCTTCTCTTATTTCTCAATATTTTTCCTATAAGCTTCAAATAGTTATAAACGACAATATAAATAAAGATAGGGATGGTGCTGGATTCTTTTCCCAATATTATAGAACGAGAAACACTCTTGAGTTTATTAAAAAAATGCAAAGTGATACGAAATTGTATTATAATGCCATAAGGGAAGTCCCTGAAATAAAGAAAATTATTTCATGGTGGGAACAGTACTACACATCCATTACAAGTTTTATTCCTGATACTAGAAAAGTCGAGGGATTTGATATTGAGGAAAAAGTAAAATTTCAATATGACTATATATGGGCCAGAAAAAATAAAATTATCATAAATGAAAATAATGGTGTTATACTGGTGAAGGGATTTAATGATAGACCTGATTATGATTTTAATGTATCTGTATCAGGTCTTCCGTTTTATTCCCAGTCTGTTCCATTCCGGGATGTTTCACCATATAAAGCTAGAGGATATATTATAGATAAAATGCGCCAGTGCATCGGAGATACCACTTCTGATATAGCGGAATATCAATCGTTTATAGAATCATTGAAAGATATTATTATGGCTACAGCAGATTATGAGAGATTATCAATGGAGGTGGAAGATTGA
- a CDS encoding Dna2/Cas4 domain-containing protein, which translates to MNVDILNIKGTDINYYFICRRRAWMSLKNFYIIDKNQFVAHGDYLSKKKRRYGFTNIKLGRNVLDNLEITPNDNYIVHEFKRGKKVLPGDIFQVLHYMNILRTKGYTVENGEIHTLGSKDIKIIKLDEDAINELNTVYTELEKLRNEIIPDPIRNYYCNHGCSYSSFCWG; encoded by the coding sequence TTGAATGTTGACATACTTAATATAAAAGGCACGGACATAAATTATTATTTTATCTGCAGGCGAAGGGCGTGGATGTCATTAAAAAATTTTTATATTATTGATAAAAATCAGTTTGTAGCACACGGCGACTACTTAAGCAAGAAAAAACGTAGGTACGGATTCACAAATATAAAACTCGGTAGAAATGTTCTAGATAATCTGGAAATTACTCCTAATGACAATTATATAGTTCACGAGTTTAAAAGAGGAAAGAAAGTTTTGCCAGGAGACATTTTTCAGGTTTTGCATTATATGAACATTTTAAGAACAAAAGGATATACCGTAGAAAACGGCGAAATCCACACACTTGGTTCAAAAGACATTAAGATAATAAAATTAGATGAGGATGCAATAAACGAACTAAATACAGTGTACACAGAATTAGAAAAACTACGCAATGAAATAATTCCAGACCCGATTAGGAATTATTATTGCAATCACGGGTGTAGCTATAGTTCTTTCTGCTGGGGGTAA
- the cas5d gene encoding type I-D CRISPR-associated protein Cas5/Csc1, whose amino-acid sequence MKILPLKMTALSPIQYFYSAAAGGMRSSNFIGDIALKYAFLRQMGLFKLPEPGKSKPTYEELLDFQFWLTVGVPAKLAFGTGDNTIYMKNMIRNTMQGADYNGSNVHPNFKTGQLMYKNFFFVQPLKPGNIFYSFLVYDEKHFDSSKLPELIRVGNNKTGILKVDKCDKNFKGVINAYTIQNILGKTLKINKNEYVSHLILQYFLMGYYSMEEILDVYH is encoded by the coding sequence ATGAAAATATTGCCACTTAAAATGACTGCATTATCGCCAATTCAATATTTCTATTCCGCCGCAGCCGGTGGTATGCGTAGTTCCAACTTTATTGGTGATATTGCATTAAAATATGCATTTTTAAGGCAAATGGGACTCTTTAAACTTCCTGAACCAGGGAAGAGCAAACCCACATATGAAGAGTTGCTGGATTTCCAATTCTGGTTAACTGTAGGAGTACCTGCGAAACTGGCATTTGGGACGGGAGATAATACCATATATATGAAAAATATGATAAGGAATACCATGCAGGGGGCGGATTACAATGGTTCCAATGTACACCCAAACTTTAAGACAGGTCAATTGATGTACAAAAATTTCTTTTTCGTCCAGCCATTAAAACCCGGAAATATATTTTATTCTTTCCTGGTATATGATGAGAAACATTTCGATTCCTCCAAATTGCCTGAACTTATTAGAGTTGGAAACAACAAAACTGGTATATTGAAAGTAGATAAATGCGATAAAAACTTTAAGGGTGTTATAAATGCATATACAATACAAAATATTCTTGGCAAGACGTTAAAAATAAATAAAAATGAATATGTATCGCATTTAATTTTACAGTATTTTCTTATGGGTTATTATTCAATGGAGGAAATTTTAGATGTCTACCATTGA
- a CDS encoding tetratricopeptide repeat protein: MKYVEAEISYHKAVQLNDVNAYNNALIEINKAISLDPDNPDYHYTKAISLAGNEQYNEAIEEYDKAISINPKNPDYYVGKGVALDKTGKASEAIKTIDKAISLGPRNSGAYSVKAQILFSNGQHNEAIKEFDKAISFDPKNPKYHEDKALFLRAMYEYDYAIIEYDTLISLYPKNPLYHNSKGNTIVERAASNDRKKYNEAIEEYDTALKLLRYRPEQKRSTPIYAAKAEVVAYVLFDKAVCLEKLGKIEDAINIYTSAKEIDQQRLDPVIRICNLYYNLGKYKEASEVMGELLTYDLDEIPERCERGNCGTADLINCLEIVIKSCQKINNKEDVDLYVNRLLELDPENKLARSLK; this comes from the coding sequence ATGAAGTATGTAGAAGCTGAAATCTCTTATCATAAAGCTGTTCAACTGAATGATGTTAATGCATACAATAATGCACTTATAGAAATTAATAAAGCAATATCTCTTGATCCGGATAACCCTGATTATCATTACACGAAAGCGATTTCCTTAGCTGGTAATGAACAATATAATGAAGCAATTGAAGAATATGACAAGGCAATATCGATCAATCCTAAAAATCCTGATTATTATGTTGGTAAAGGTGTAGCTCTAGACAAAACAGGAAAAGCCAGTGAAGCCATTAAAACAATTGACAAAGCAATATCTCTTGGCCCTAGAAATTCAGGTGCTTATTCTGTAAAAGCTCAAATTTTATTTTCTAATGGGCAACACAATGAAGCCATTAAAGAATTTGACAAAGCAATATCTTTTGACCCTAAAAACCCTAAATATCATGAAGATAAAGCTCTTTTCCTTCGTGCCATGTATGAGTACGATTATGCTATAATAGAATATGATACGTTAATATCTCTTTATCCTAAAAATCCCCTATACCATAATAGCAAAGGTAATACTATAGTCGAGAGGGCAGCTAGCAACGATCGCAAAAAATACAATGAAGCAATTGAAGAATATGATACCGCTCTTAAATTGCTTCGCTATAGGCCGGAACAGAAACGTTCCACCCCTATTTATGCTGCAAAAGCAGAAGTGGTAGCATACGTTCTTTTTGATAAAGCTGTATGCCTGGAAAAATTAGGGAAAATAGAGGATGCAATTAATATATATACTTCCGCAAAAGAGATAGATCAGCAGAGGCTTGATCCTGTGATAAGAATTTGTAACCTTTATTACAATTTAGGGAAATACAAAGAAGCATCAGAAGTTATGGGTGAATTGTTGACATACGATTTGGATGAAATCCCGGAACGATGTGAACGTGGAAACTGTGGCACCGCAGATCTTATCAACTGTTTAGAAATAGTAATTAAAAGTTGTCAGAAAATTAATAATAAAGAGGATGTTGATTTATATGTTAATAGGTTACTGGAGTTAGATCCTGAAAACAAACTGGCCAGATCACTTAAATAA
- a CDS encoding PIN domain-containing protein: MNEKNQFIEDLYTYFPDDWKILFKDYDQTKKVISNVSRELPPDAYEFIREHMIDQLFFNENKQPAPKLKFVVDSNIIVKDAFRVGSGKFSSTERIFSSPFVKLYAPRKIEDEVYEQITRGLPEKCSMDLALQQAKKLLSKIEIVDDNELNIENLELSEFRDKYNNDVHFLKVGIGLGIDKIITRDKKAFNGISTMKRYELGTAVELIVSVEAGSLSLSIVTGAAYVGTEAIYFLLSILYKVFTELLLFIISITTFGISGFISLLGKLPAWVGYIAIGSIIGTIIAFSFSKNLRNQAVNIVDDLSEWIKTHSIYAKDALISLIKGTVDLSTMLKEDLGPYFINAGNAMISSIYDMVDILNKES; encoded by the coding sequence ATGAATGAAAAAAATCAATTTATAGAAGATTTATATACATATTTTCCTGATGACTGGAAAATTCTTTTTAAGGATTATGATCAAACAAAAAAGGTTATCTCCAATGTCTCTCGGGAACTACCACCTGATGCATATGAATTTATTAGAGAGCATATGATCGACCAACTTTTTTTTAATGAAAATAAACAACCAGCTCCCAAATTAAAATTTGTTGTAGACTCAAATATAATAGTTAAAGATGCTTTCAGAGTCGGTTCGGGTAAATTTTCGTCTACTGAAAGAATTTTTTCTTCACCATTTGTTAAATTGTACGCACCCAGAAAAATTGAAGACGAAGTATATGAACAGATTACAAGAGGCCTTCCTGAGAAATGTTCAATGGATCTTGCCCTTCAGCAGGCTAAAAAACTACTTTCAAAAATAGAAATAGTAGATGATAATGAATTAAATATTGAAAATTTAGAGTTATCCGAATTTAGAGATAAATATAATAATGACGTACATTTTTTAAAGGTAGGAATTGGATTAGGAATTGATAAGATTATAACGCGAGATAAAAAAGCATTTAATGGAATTAGCACAATGAAAAGGTATGAATTAGGTACTGCGGTTGAATTAATAGTATCAGTGGAAGCAGGATCTTTGTCACTCTCAATAGTAACAGGGGCGGCATATGTCGGTACGGAAGCTATCTATTTCCTTCTCTCAATATTGTATAAAGTTTTTACGGAGCTATTGTTATTTATTATTTCTATTACAACATTTGGAATAAGTGGGTTTATTAGTTTATTAGGGAAACTACCTGCCTGGGTAGGGTACATAGCAATAGGTTCCATAATCGGAACTATAATTGCCTTTTCATTTTCCAAAAATCTACGAAATCAAGCTGTTAATATAGTAGATGATTTATCTGAATGGATTAAAACGCACTCTATATATGCTAAAGATGCGCTGATAAGTCTTATTAAAGGAACAGTAGACCTCTCCACCATGCTTAAAGAGGATCTCGGTCCTTATTTTATTAATGCCGGAAATGCTATGATATCATCTATATATGACATGGTAGATATTCTAAACAAAGAGAGCTAA
- the cas1b gene encoding type I-B CRISPR-associated endonuclease Cas1b: protein MGDTYYLINSGSLFKLGDSVRFSNKNQNIDIPIETIDEILIFGNISFTTPVLKLLSDKKIPVFLYSQHGWYISSIYPENFLQSGFVLSHQAEFYNNPELRIELAKKFVLGAGKNMKRLLQRLKIGQIKLPLQEIENSRTIQELMGVEGNIHIKYLELLDTKLPDDFKIDSRTRQPPRNYINSMMSYLYSVLYGIVGAQIFSTHLSPEISFLHEPGERRSSLSLDVAEIFRPVLCDRVILKLINLKIMKKTDFIDDNGIFLNEYGKKKVLEEFENKLRETVYSASLRRKVSYRFLIRIELYKIEKHIMENKTYKPYIMRD, encoded by the coding sequence ATGGGTGATACATATTATTTAATAAATTCCGGATCATTGTTTAAATTGGGCGATTCTGTAAGATTCTCCAACAAAAATCAAAATATAGACATTCCAATAGAGACTATAGATGAAATCTTAATATTTGGCAATATTAGCTTTACTACCCCCGTACTTAAATTATTATCGGACAAAAAAATCCCGGTATTCTTATATTCCCAGCATGGTTGGTATATATCAAGTATATATCCTGAAAATTTTCTTCAAAGCGGTTTTGTCCTGTCACACCAGGCTGAGTTTTATAACAATCCGGAACTAAGAATAGAATTAGCAAAAAAATTCGTTTTAGGAGCAGGAAAAAATATGAAAAGGTTACTTCAAAGACTCAAAATAGGCCAGATAAAATTACCATTACAGGAAATAGAAAATTCTCGCACTATTCAGGAATTGATGGGAGTTGAGGGAAATATACACATAAAGTATCTGGAACTACTCGATACAAAACTTCCGGATGATTTTAAAATAGATTCAAGAACAAGGCAACCGCCAAGGAACTATATTAATTCTATGATGAGTTATCTATACTCTGTTCTCTATGGTATCGTAGGGGCGCAAATATTTAGTACCCATTTATCTCCGGAGATAAGCTTCCTTCATGAGCCAGGAGAACGTAGAAGTAGCCTTTCACTGGATGTTGCGGAAATATTCAGACCAGTACTCTGTGACCGGGTTATTTTAAAATTAATTAACCTCAAAATAATGAAAAAAACAGATTTTATCGATGATAATGGGATATTTTTAAATGAATATGGAAAAAAGAAGGTCCTGGAAGAATTTGAAAATAAATTAAGGGAAACGGTGTATTCGGCGAGTTTAAGAAGGAAAGTTTCTTATAGGTTTTTAATCCGCATTGAACTATACAAAATTGAAAAGCACATTATGGAAAATAAAACTTATAAGCCATACATTATGAGGGATTAA